The Pontibacter pudoricolor genome contains a region encoding:
- a CDS encoding cell division protein FtsQ/DivIB, whose translation MAIKIDNEYNNYFIGDKEVKDLLTREGERKIEGISNKNIDLKNLEKRIESHKFVADADVYRGLDGNIHVQVKQNRPIARIIRPDQDVYIDLEGHILPLSERYTARVIPITKSALLKPLNQEFFQDSVGQNYLSLLQFIENDEFWKAQLAQMHIDGKGKVSFLPQVGDHTIEFGKPGNPEQKFKKLMIFYKEVLPVMGWDKYKRVNVEFEDQIICE comes from the coding sequence GTGGCAATAAAAATTGATAATGAGTACAATAATTACTTTATTGGGGATAAGGAAGTAAAGGACCTGCTTACCCGCGAGGGCGAGCGTAAAATTGAAGGGATCTCCAATAAAAATATTGACCTGAAGAACCTTGAGAAACGCATCGAATCACACAAATTTGTGGCAGATGCAGATGTTTACCGGGGGCTGGATGGCAATATCCATGTGCAAGTAAAACAGAACAGGCCTATTGCAAGAATTATACGACCAGATCAAGATGTATACATCGATTTAGAAGGGCACATCCTGCCTCTCTCAGAAAGATACACCGCTCGTGTAATCCCAATTACCAAATCGGCTCTTTTAAAACCTCTTAACCAGGAGTTTTTCCAGGATTCGGTTGGCCAGAACTACCTTTCACTACTTCAGTTCATTGAGAATGATGAGTTTTGGAAAGCACAGTTAGCCCAGATGCATATTGATGGCAAGGGTAAAGTTTCTTTTTTGCCGCAGGTTGGCGACCATACCATAGAGTTTGGAAAGCCAGGAAACCCGGAGCAGAAGTTTAAGAAACTAATGATTTTTTATAAAGAAGTGCTGCCTGTGATGGGGTGGGACAAATATAAAAGAGTAAATGTAGAGTTTGAAGATCAGATAATTTGCGAA